CATCATTGATTGCCACCTCCGGCCTCCGCACCTCCCTGCAGGAGATCGCCGATGCGGCAGGCATTCTGCCAGGCAGCCTCTACCACCATTTCGAATCCAAAGAAGCGATCCTGGTGGAACTGCTCGAGCGGTATCACGAGGGCCTCGACCGCATCGCCGAACGCGCCCAGTCCCGGCTGGACGGCCCCGATCCGGCGTCGCCGTTCGACGGTATCGCCGCACTCGGTTCCGACATCGCCCGCTGCGCGGTCGCACACCGGGCCGCACTTCAGATGTCGTTCTACGAGAGCCCGAGCTCCAACCCCGACCTCATCGCACTGGCTCAACGTCGCCCGACCGCCACGCTGGATGCCATGCAGCAGACGCTGCGGGCCGCCCGATGGAGCGGTTATCTGCGCTCGGACATCGACCTGGCCGTGCTCGCCGACCGGATCTGCCAGTCCATGCTGCAGGTCGGCCTCGACGTCATGCGCCACAACTCCGCACCCGAGAAGGTCGCCACGCTGCTCTGCCGGATTCTGTTGGAAGGCTTGTCCACCAGTCAGCCCACCGATGCCGAACTCGACGGGTCCGCAGCCTTTCGTGCGGCCGACGCAGTGGTCCGCAGTTGGGTCGAGGAAGCCAAGTCGCACGCGGATGACAAGACCGCCCACATCCGGGCGGTGGCCCGGGCGGAGTTCGGTCGCCGCGGCTACGAGGGCACGACCGTGCGAGACATCGCCTCGGCCGCGGGCATGGGCACCGGCACGGTATACCGGCTCATCGGGTCGAAGGACGAACTGCTTGCGGCGATCATGCAGTCGTTCGGCGAGAAGATCGCGGTGGGTTGGACAGAGGTTCTTCGCTCCGAGGGCACCGCGGTCGAGAAACTCGATGCGCTGAGCTGGATCCACACCAACGCGCTGGACCAGTTCGGAGACGAGTTCCGGATCCAGCTGGCGTGGATGCGTCAGTCACCGCCCGACACGCCCAACCCCGGATGGTTGTTCACGAAGCGCGTCAAACAAGTGAAATCGCTTCTCTCCGAAGCCATCAAGGTTGGTGAGATCAGCATCGACAGCCCGTCGAACGAGATCCTGGCCCGGTCGGTCATCGGTGTGGGCTGGATCCCCGAGAACATCCTGCGCCAGGTGGGCACCCGCGCGGCGCAGATCCACGTTCGCGACACCAGCCTGCGCGGGGTCATCGCTCGTTAGCCGCACCGTCAGCGGCGCGGCAGCCCCAGCACCTGGGTGGCGATGATGTTGCGCTGAATCTCGGAGGTGCCACCGGCGATGGTGCCGCCGAAGCTTCGGGCGTAACGCTCGAACCAGCTCGCGAAGTAGTGGTCGAGGTTCATGTGCTCGTAGGGACCCGAGGTGGTCGGGTGGATCAACCCGTCCGGTCCAGCGGCGGTCAGCGCGTTCTCGAACGCGTTGCGTTCAGCCTCGGATCCGAACAGCTTGAGCACCGACACCGATGCGGTGTCCGCTTCACCGCGTGACGCCTTGGCGAGCGCCGCAGATCCCATGGCGCGCAAGGCCTGATAGTCCATGATCGTGGTGGCGTACTGGTCGCGCTCCAACTCGGTCTTGGGCTGGAAGTCGGCCAGCATGTTGTCGATCCGGTCGGCGAAACCGAGCCACATCATGGTGCGCTCGTGCCCGAGCGAGCCGTTGGCCACGCCCCACCCGCCGTTGAGCGGGCCGACGAGGTTCTCGGCCGGCACCCGGGCGTCGGTGAAGAACACCTCGTTGAAGTCGAGATTCTCCTCGCCGGTCATGTCGGCGAACGGCCGGCACACCACACCGGGGGTGTCGGTCGGGATGATCAGGACGCTGATTCCCTTGTGCTTCGGCGCATCCGGGTCGGTGCGTACGAATGTCAGCAGCCAATCGGCGTCATGGGCGCCCGAGGTCCACACCTTCTGGCCGTTGACGACGAAGTGGTCGCCATCCAGGACCGCGCGCGTGCGCAGCGACGCCAGATCCGATCCTGCACTCGGCTCGCTCATCCCCAGCGATGCGGTCTTCTCGCCGCGCAGCACGGGGACCGCCCAGCGCTGCTTCTGCTCGTCGGATCCGAACGTAAGCAGTGACGCCGCAATGATATTGACGCCCTGCGGGTTGAAGCTGTGGTAGATCCGGCGGCGGCACAGTTCGTCGAGGTGGACGAACGTCTGTACCACCGTGGCGTTGCGTCCACCGAACTCCGGTGGCTGCGCAGGTAGCAGCCAACCGTTGTCGAACAGAAGTCGCTGCCAATCGCGGGCCCACTGCGGCATGTGCGACACCGACCGGGGCCGCTCCAGCGTCTGCGCCTCCGAGGGCAGGTTGGCATCGAGGAATGCGGAGAACTCGGCGCGGAACTCCTCGACGTCGGAATCGTATGTGAGCTGCATTTACAGTCCCCTGTAGGTCGTGCGGTACTCGGCGGCGATCAACGCGCGGTGCTCGGCGGCTCCGCCCAACAACAGCTCACCGGCCTTGGCTCGCTTGAGCGCGAACTGCACGTCGTTCTCCCAGGTGAAGCCCATGGCCCCGAACAGTTGCAGGCCGTGACGGAAGACCACCGCCTGACACTCCCCCGCTGCGGCCTTCGCCATGGCCGATGCCAGCCGCCGGCGCGGGTCGTCGGCCGCGATCGTCAGTGCGGCGAAATACGAGAGCGCACGGGCTCTTTCGATGGCGACGTGCATGTCAACGGCCTTGTGCTGCACGGCCTGGAACGACCCGATCGCCACACCGAACTGCTGGCGCTGCTTGACGTGTTCGAGGGCCAGGTCGAGAACCCGTTGGCAGGCGCCGACCATCGTGATCGCCATCCCGGTCAGGGCCAGGTGACGCGCCTTCTCGGTATCGATGTGAACACGGTCAGTGTCATCGACATGGATGTCGTCGAACGACACCTCGGCGACGTGCAACACCGGATCGAACACCGCGCTGCGCTTGACGGAAACCTGGCCCGCGTCAACCAGGAACACGCCGCCGTCAGTCACCACCGCCAGCTTCTGCGCGCGGTCGCCGTCCAGGACATGCTGCGCGGTACCGGTCAGCACCCAGCCGGTGGCATCGCGATTGGCGGTCACGCCGCTGTACACCGCGGCGCCGGCCTTGGCCGGCTCGAAGCGATCTCCCGCCAGGGGTGCGTACTGCGTCATGGTCGCCAGGTAGGGCGTCAGGTCGGTGGCCCGGCCGAGCTCCTCCAGCACGATGGCCAGTTCCACCGCATTCTCCGAGTCGGTGAGCTCGGTCCAGCCCTGGTCGATATAGCTCTGCCACAGCGGTGTCGGATCGACACCCTGCTCGGCCACTTCGCGGACCAGCGTGGCCGGGCATTGTTTGGTCACCGCGTCGCGCACGGTTTCCTGCCATAGCCGCTGATCGGCATCGAATTCGAGTAGCAACCGCCGCCTCCTGCCGCACTGTCACGTTCGAGTGAGAATAGCATTCTCTTTCTATGGCGAACGCTTCTCCTCCAACAAGTACCTGTTCTCGGCAGTGGCCGACCATGCGGGTGACCAGCACCGGCGCTTACCTGCGACAAAGCGCCGCAGTGCCTTGAGAACTATGTTCTTGCCATAGAAGAATATGGATCTAGACTGACTGTAAGATCCGGCGAGGCAGACACGTCGTCATAAGCGCGTGCACAGCTCGTTTACGGACGAACATCGGAGGACAGTCTTGGTTCTGAAAGACCCGGCGCAGCCCGGCAGTGCGGGAACTCCGCTCATCGATGCGAGCGTGCACGTCTTCTTCGGTTCGAACAAAGACTTGCGGCAGAACTTCCTGAAGGAGCCGTTCGCCAGCCGCGGCTTCCCCGATTACGAGATGAACTGGTACGGCGCCCCTGGCGGCGAGTACGCCAAGGGCACAAAGGGTCCCGACCGCCAGTATCCCGGCTCCGATCCCGACATCGCGGCGCAGCACCTGTTCGCCGAGCGCGGCGTCGACATCGCGATCCTGCACCCCATGACCCGCGGCATCATGCCCGATCGTCACCTCGGCACCGCGCTGGCCGCCGCGCACAACGCGATGATGGTGACGCGCTGGCTCGAACACGAGGAGCACGGCGAGCGGTTCCGCGGCACCATCCGGGTCAATCCGGACGACATCGTCGGCGCCTTGCGCGAGATCGACAAGTACAAGGACCATCCGCGCGTCGTACAGATCGGCATCCCGATGCAGTCCCGCGAGCTCTATGGCAAGCCGCAGTTCTGGCCGTTGTGGGACGCTGCCGCCGAAGCCGGTCTGCCCGTGGCCGTGCACATCGAGGGTGGGGCGGGCATCCAATTCGCGCCGACGCCGTCGGGCAAGACCCGGACTTACGAGCAGTACCTGGGGTTCATGGCGCTCAACTACATCTACCACCTGATGAACATGATCGCCGAGGGCGTGTTCGAGCGGACCCCCGAGCTGAAGTTCGTGTGGGCCGACGGTGCCGCAGATATGTTGACCCCGTTCATGTGGCGGATGGACTGCTTCGGACGCCCGCACCTGGAGCAGACCCCGTGGGCACCCAAGATGCCGAGTGACTACCTTCCGGAGCACGTGTACTTCATCCAAGGCGCCCTCGACGGACCCGGTGATACCGAGTTCGCCGGAGAGTGGTTGAGCTTCACCGGCAAGGAAGACATGGTGATGTTCGGCTCCAGTTATCCGCACTGGCAGTTGAACGAACCGGAGATCCCCAGCGCGTTCAGCACCGAACAACGCGACAAGTTGTTGTGGCGCAACGCCGCCAAGCTCTACGGCCTGGAAAAAGAAATCGCAGGCTCCGGTTCAGCGTCTGCGGTTGCGGCGCAGTAGGCATTCGAGGGAGGCAGAGCACACATGACAGTCACCACCAACCCCAGGGTGCCGGCGGCCGAACGGATCGCGATCCGTTGCGTCGACTCCGACGTCCACCCCATGCCACGGCGCGGCGAGCTCATCGAGTACATCCCCGAGCCATGGCGCAGCAAGTACTTTCTGAGCCACAAGGTCGGCGAGCAGATCTACTACGACGCGCCGGATTACGCACACGCGTACGCCATGCGGGTGGACGCATTCCCGCCCGACGGTGAATTCGCCTGCAGCGACCCGGATATGGCGTTGCGCCAGCTGATCATGGAGGCCGGCTCCGACATCGCCATCCTCGAGCCCACGCATTCCGAGCACCGACTCGGCGAGGCCACGGCGGCGTACTGCACCGCGACCAACCTGTGGCTGGCCAATCATTGGCTGGACAGCCACAACAACTGGCACGAGCGCTGGCGGGGGTCGGTCTGCGTCGCGATCGAGGAGCCGCAGCTCGCCGTGGCGGAGATCGAGCAGTGGGCCGAACATCCCTACATGGCACAGGTTCTGATCAAGGCCGAGCCGCGGCCGTCCTGGGGCGATCCCAAATACGATCCGATCTGGGCCGCGGCCACCAAGCACGACATCACGGTGAGCTGCCACCTGTCCCGCGGCGAGTACGAGACCCTTCCGACGCCGCCGGTCGGGTTGCCCAGCTACAACCACGACTTCATGGTGAGCTACTCGTTGTTGGCGGCCAATCAGGTGATGAGCCTGATCTTCGACGGGGTGTTCGACCGGTTCCCGACGCTACGCATCGTGTTCGTCGAGCACGCGTTCACCTGGATCCTGCCGCTGATGTGGCGCATGGACGCCCTGTACGAGAAGCGCAAGGGCTGGATGGACATCAAGCGCAAGCCCAGCGAGTACGTCAAGGACCACATCAAGTTCACCACCCAACCGCTGGACTATCCGGAGGACAAGACCGAGCTGTCGCGGGCGTTCGAGTGGATGGAGTGCGAGAAGATCCTGCTGTACTCCAGCGATTACCCGCACTGGACCTTCGACGATCCGCGCTGGCTGGTCAAGCACCTGCCCGAACACGCCCGCGAGGCGATCATGTTCCGCAACGGCATCGAGACCTACAAACTGCCCGAGACTGTCCCGGTCCTCGAGGGACAGGCCCGGGTATTCTGATGAGCGAACCCGAGAAGCGCCCCCGGCTCGCCCAGGGGCGCGAGCATGTTGTCGCCACTGTCGACGAAATCCCGCCCGGCACACACAAACTCGTCCCGATCGGCCGTCACGGCGTCGGTGTGTACAACGTGAACGGTACGTTCTACGCCATCGCCAACTACTGCCCGCACGAGGGCGGGCCGCTGTGCTCCGGGCGCGCCCGGGGCCGCACGGTAGTGGATGAAAACGTGCCCGGTGACGCCGTGATGGTGCGCGACAAGGAGTACATCTACTGCCCGTGGCACCAATGGGGTTTCGAGCTGGCCACCGGCACCACAGCGGTCAAGCCCGAATGGAGTATCCGTACCTATCCGGTTCGTGTGGTTGGAGATGATGTGTTGGTGATGGCCTGATGACTGCGGTAGTCGGAACCCCCGAACTCAAGCCGGGCGAGAAGACCATGGAGGTCAACGGCGGCAACGTCGTCTACGAAATCCTCGGCGACAAGGGTGATTTCATCGCTCTGACCCCCGGAGGCCGGTTCAGCAAGGACATTCCGGGACTGCGACCGCTGGCGGAAGCCCTGGTCGAGGGCGGCTACCGGGTGCTGCTGTGGGACCGGCCGAACTGCGGCAGATCCGACGTGCAGTTCTACGGGCAGAGCGAATCGCACATGCGGGCCGAGACGCTCTACCGGCTGATCACCGGCCTGGATATCGGCCCGTGCTTCATCCTCGGCGGTTCCGGTGGTGCGCGCGACTCGATGCTGACCACCATGCTCTACCCCGAGATCGTGCGAAAACTCGTGGTGTGGAACATCGTCGGCGGCGTATACGGCTCCTTCGTTCTCGGCGGACACTACGTGACCCCGAGCATCCTGGCGGTACGTGGACTCGGCATCCAAGGGTTGCTGAACGTGCCGGAATGGCGTGAGCGGATCGCCGAGAACCCGGCCAACAAGCAACGCCTGCTCGATCTCGATGCCGACGAGTTCCTCAAGGTCATGCTGCGCTGGCTCAACGCGTTCGTGTCGAAGCCCGGGCAGACCATCCCTGGTGTCCCCGACGAGATGTTCGACAACATCACCGTCCCCACCCTGATCATCCGCGGCGGAGAGAACGACTGGGACCACCCCAAGCGCACCTCGCTCGAGGTGAGTTGTCTGATCAAGGGTTCCGAGCTGATCGATCCCCCCTGGCCCGAGGATGCGTGGGAACGCGCCGGCGAGAAGTTTGCCCAGAGCGGCGGTAAAACGTTCTGTCTGTTCGATACCTGGGTGCAGGCCGCCCCGGCGATCATCGAGTTCCTGGGGTCGACGTGAACTCGGCGGGTTCACACCGTCCGGATGTGCACCTCGCAGTTCAGCGAAGCCTCCAGGGCGGTGTGGATGCGGCTTTCCGGGATGCGTGCCAGGTCGGCCTTGTCCAGGGTCACCGTCACCACATCCCAGCCTTCCGCGTCGACGGTTCGTTCGATGTCTCCGGTCAGGCCGAATCCGGCCAGCACGCCCCGGACGTCCTCATCCGTACCGCGGCTGACGAAGGTGACGACGCCGGCCGCGGGAGTGGCGCCGAAAGCCTTGGCGCACAGTTCCATCACGACAGCCTGCAGTTCTGGTGCGTGGTCTCCGGCGATCAGCACCTCGACCTCGCGGCGATGCGCGGGCAGTTCGGCGAGCTGGTTGTCCAGCACCTCGGCCCCACGTTCACCCAGCAACTCACGGAGCGTTGCCATGCCATCGGATAGCTGCTCGGCACCGAGCTCACCAGCTGGGTCGACTCCGACGCGCACCACCGCAGTTCTCATACCGGTAAGCCTAACCGGGGACGGGATGTGACCATGACAGCCGAACTCACAGTCGCGGCATGGCCGGGAATCACCCCACGCCTGCTCCGCGAAGGACCGGAAAGCCTGGCCGAGTATCAGCGCACCGGAGGGTATGTCGCACTTGCCGATCCGGAACACCTACTGGCCGAGGTTCAGGCCAGCGGGCTGCTCGGACGCGGCGGTGCGGCGTTTCCGTTGGCGGTGAAGCTGCGCACGGTGCGCGACAACGGGCGCGACACCATCGGCACCGTGGTGATCGCCAACGGCGAAGAGGGCGAGCCGGCCTCGATCAAGGATCGCTGGTTGCTGCGCAATCGTCCGCACGCAGTGCTCGACGGCCTACGGCTGGCCGCCGGGATCGTCGGCGCCGACCGGACCGTGGTGTACGTGTCGGACCCCAGGGCCGCCGAAAGCATCGACCGCGCACTCACCGAACTCACCGGCGAGCTGGACGGGATCGCCGTCGAACTACTCACCGTCACTCCGGGTTACGTCGCCGGTGAAGAGACCGCAGCGGTGCATGTGGTCAACGGAGGGCCGGCCAAACCGACCGACAAACCGCCGCGTCCGTTCGAGGAGGGAGTGGCCGGCAAACCCACGTTGATCAGCAATGTCGAGACGTTGGCACACCTGGCATATCTTCATCGACACGGCGCGCAGTCGTTCCGCGAATACGGCACGGACTCCTCCCCCGGCACTTTCCTGGCCACGATCACTGGCGCCGGCCGACCGCCCGCGCTGTACGAACTTCCACACGGCATTCCCTTCACCGATCTGCTGACCTTGCACGGGGTGTCCCCGGACCACGTCCGCGGCGCGCTGATGGGCGGGTATTTCGCCGGCTTGGTCAACCGCGACATCGTCGGGGCCACACTGGATCACGAATCAGTGCGGGCGCTGGGCAGCGGCCTGGGGTGCGGTGCGATCGGCATCCTCACCGATGACTGCCCGGTGGCGGTCGCGGCGTCGGTATTGGCCTATTTCGACCGCGAGAACGCCGGCCAGTGCGGGTCCTGCTTCAACGGGACAGCCGCGATGGCGGCGGTGGCCGTCGGGCTGCGTGACGGCAGCGCCGGCCAGGATGATCTGGACCGGCTCAAGCGCTGGTCGGTGGTACTGCGCGGCCGCGGTGCCTGCGCCACCCTCGACGGCGCGGCCAACGTGGCGGCGAGCCTGCTGGCCCAGTTCCCCGATCTGGTGCAGCGCCACCTCGAAAATGGCTGTCAGACCTGCCGTTCCGGTCCATTCACTGCCGCGCGGCCATACGAAGTGGAGTCCTTGGAGGCGGTGGTGGCGGTATGAAGGTCAAGCTCGATCGCACGTTGTGCGACGGCTTCGGGTTGTGCGCCAAGCACGCACCGGAGTACTTCCCATTGGACGACTGGGGCTACGCCTCGCTTCAGGGTGACGGCAACATTCCCGCGGCCGACGAGGACGCGGTCCGACGTGCCCTGCTGGACTGCCCGGTACACGCCATCATCGAGCTCAAGGACTCGCGCGCGCGTGAGGCCGGCTGAGCGCAAGGGTATGGATCACCGATCCCGGACACTGGTAACATGATTCTCCACACAGAATAATCCGCTTACCACCGGAGTCGAGTTGTCACAGATACCGGGGCGTCCGCTCCCTACGGTCACCACGCTCAACGAGTACTTCTGGACCGCGGGCGCCGACGGGGTGCTGCGAATCCAGGAGTGCCGGGATTGCAGCGCCCTCATCCATCCGCCGCAGCCGATCTGCCGGTACTGCCGCAGCCACAACATGGGTGTACGCGACGTGTCCGGGCGTGCGTCGCTGGCCGGGTTCACGGTCAACCACCGGTTCGGGTTCCCCGACCTGCCACCGCCGTACGTGGTCGCCGAGGTGGCCATCGCCGAGGATCCCCGGGTCCGGCTGACGACCAACATCGTGGACTGCGATTTCGACGACCTCAAACTCGGGATGCCGGTCGAGGTGGACTTCCAGCACATCGAGGATGTCTGGCTGCCGGTGTTCAAGCCCTCGGCCGACACCACGGCAACCCCGCCGGTCGCCGAACCCGTCGCCCCTCAGGACGTCGCCAGGTACGTCCGGCCGATGCTCACCAAGCAGAAGTTCGAGGATCACTCGGCCATCACCGGCATCGGGATGTCCAAGATCGGCCGTCGGCAGATGGTGCCGCCGCTGGCACTCACCATCGACGCGGCCGAAAAGGCAGTCGCCGACGCCGGTTTGACGTTCGACGACATCGACGGTCTGTCCACCTACCCCGGGCTGGCCATCGCAGGTATGGGCGAGGGCGGTGTCAGTGCCCTCGAGGGCGCGCTCGGGCTCCGGCCGACCTGGATCAACGGCGGCATGGACACTTTCGGTCCCGGCGGCTCGGTGATCGCGGCGATGATGGCCGTGGCCACCGGCATGGCCCGGCACGTGCTGTGCTTCCGCACGCTGTGGGAAGCGACGTTCGGCCAGCTGGTCAAGGAGGGCAAGATGTCCCCTCCGATGGCCGGCCGAAGCG
The window above is part of the Mycolicibacterium fortuitum subsp. fortuitum genome. Proteins encoded here:
- a CDS encoding acyl-CoA dehydrogenase family protein; translated protein: MQLTYDSDVEEFRAEFSAFLDANLPSEAQTLERPRSVSHMPQWARDWQRLLFDNGWLLPAQPPEFGGRNATVVQTFVHLDELCRRRIYHSFNPQGVNIIAASLLTFGSDEQKQRWAVPVLRGEKTASLGMSEPSAGSDLASLRTRAVLDGDHFVVNGQKVWTSGAHDADWLLTFVRTDPDAPKHKGISVLIIPTDTPGVVCRPFADMTGEENLDFNEVFFTDARVPAENLVGPLNGGWGVANGSLGHERTMMWLGFADRIDNMLADFQPKTELERDQYATTIMDYQALRAMGSAALAKASRGEADTASVSVLKLFGSEAERNAFENALTAAGPDGLIHPTTSGPYEHMNLDHYFASWFERYARSFGGTIAGGTSEIQRNIIATQVLGLPRR
- a CDS encoding alpha/beta fold hydrolase, producing MTAVVGTPELKPGEKTMEVNGGNVVYEILGDKGDFIALTPGGRFSKDIPGLRPLAEALVEGGYRVLLWDRPNCGRSDVQFYGQSESHMRAETLYRLITGLDIGPCFILGGSGGARDSMLTTMLYPEIVRKLVVWNIVGGVYGSFVLGGHYVTPSILAVRGLGIQGLLNVPEWRERIAENPANKQRLLDLDADEFLKVMLRWLNAFVSKPGQTIPGVPDEMFDNITVPTLIIRGGENDWDHPKRTSLEVSCLIKGSELIDPPWPEDAWERAGEKFAQSGGKTFCLFDTWVQAAPAIIEFLGST
- a CDS encoding acyl-CoA dehydrogenase family protein, with the protein product MLLEFDADQRLWQETVRDAVTKQCPATLVREVAEQGVDPTPLWQSYIDQGWTELTDSENAVELAIVLEELGRATDLTPYLATMTQYAPLAGDRFEPAKAGAAVYSGVTANRDATGWVLTGTAQHVLDGDRAQKLAVVTDGGVFLVDAGQVSVKRSAVFDPVLHVAEVSFDDIHVDDTDRVHIDTEKARHLALTGMAITMVGACQRVLDLALEHVKQRQQFGVAIGSFQAVQHKAVDMHVAIERARALSYFAALTIAADDPRRRLASAMAKAAAGECQAVVFRHGLQLFGAMGFTWENDVQFALKRAKAGELLLGGAAEHRALIAAEYRTTYRGL
- a CDS encoding Rieske (2Fe-2S) protein, encoding MSEPEKRPRLAQGREHVVATVDEIPPGTHKLVPIGRHGVGVYNVNGTFYAIANYCPHEGGPLCSGRARGRTVVDENVPGDAVMVRDKEYIYCPWHQWGFELATGTTAVKPEWSIRTYPVRVVGDDVLVMA
- a CDS encoding thiolase C-terminal domain-containing protein; the protein is MSQIPGRPLPTVTTLNEYFWTAGADGVLRIQECRDCSALIHPPQPICRYCRSHNMGVRDVSGRASLAGFTVNHRFGFPDLPPPYVVAEVAIAEDPRVRLTTNIVDCDFDDLKLGMPVEVDFQHIEDVWLPVFKPSADTTATPPVAEPVAPQDVARYVRPMLTKQKFEDHSAITGIGMSKIGRRQMVPPLALTIDAAEKAVADAGLTFDDIDGLSTYPGLAIAGMGEGGVSALEGALGLRPTWINGGMDTFGPGGSVIAAMMAVATGMARHVLCFRTLWEATFGQLVKEGKMSPPMAGRSDNWQHPFGSTSAAHTLAQNAGRHFDRYGTTRETLGWIALNQRANAALNPTAIYRDPLTMDDYLSARMITTPFGLYDCDVPCDGAVAVIVSAVDAARDLPKPPILFEAVGTQIIERLDWDQTTLTHEPQVLGQSAHMWSRTSLRPSDVDVAELYDGFSFNCLSWLEGLGFCGIGEAKDFLDGGHNIARDGIIPLNTHGGQLSHGRTHGMGLIHEAVTQLRGEAGERQVKNARVAVASSGGLTPSGVLLMRKDD
- a CDS encoding amidohydrolase family protein, whose protein sequence is MTVTTNPRVPAAERIAIRCVDSDVHPMPRRGELIEYIPEPWRSKYFLSHKVGEQIYYDAPDYAHAYAMRVDAFPPDGEFACSDPDMALRQLIMEAGSDIAILEPTHSEHRLGEATAAYCTATNLWLANHWLDSHNNWHERWRGSVCVAIEEPQLAVAEIEQWAEHPYMAQVLIKAEPRPSWGDPKYDPIWAAATKHDITVSCHLSRGEYETLPTPPVGLPSYNHDFMVSYSLLAANQVMSLIFDGVFDRFPTLRIVFVEHAFTWILPLMWRMDALYEKRKGWMDIKRKPSEYVKDHIKFTTQPLDYPEDKTELSRAFEWMECEKILLYSSDYPHWTFDDPRWLVKHLPEHAREAIMFRNGIETYKLPETVPVLEGQARVF
- a CDS encoding amidohydrolase family protein, translating into MVLKDPAQPGSAGTPLIDASVHVFFGSNKDLRQNFLKEPFASRGFPDYEMNWYGAPGGEYAKGTKGPDRQYPGSDPDIAAQHLFAERGVDIAILHPMTRGIMPDRHLGTALAAAHNAMMVTRWLEHEEHGERFRGTIRVNPDDIVGALREIDKYKDHPRVVQIGIPMQSRELYGKPQFWPLWDAAAEAGLPVAVHIEGGAGIQFAPTPSGKTRTYEQYLGFMALNYIYHLMNMIAEGVFERTPELKFVWADGAADMLTPFMWRMDCFGRPHLEQTPWAPKMPSDYLPEHVYFIQGALDGPGDTEFAGEWLSFTGKEDMVMFGSSYPHWQLNEPEIPSAFSTEQRDKLLWRNAAKLYGLEKEIAGSGSASAVAAQ
- a CDS encoding ferredoxin — protein: MKVKLDRTLCDGFGLCAKHAPEYFPLDDWGYASLQGDGNIPAADEDAVRRALLDCPVHAIIELKDSRAREAG
- a CDS encoding NADH-ubiquinone oxidoreductase-F iron-sulfur binding region domain-containing protein, with amino-acid sequence MTMTAELTVAAWPGITPRLLREGPESLAEYQRTGGYVALADPEHLLAEVQASGLLGRGGAAFPLAVKLRTVRDNGRDTIGTVVIANGEEGEPASIKDRWLLRNRPHAVLDGLRLAAGIVGADRTVVYVSDPRAAESIDRALTELTGELDGIAVELLTVTPGYVAGEETAAVHVVNGGPAKPTDKPPRPFEEGVAGKPTLISNVETLAHLAYLHRHGAQSFREYGTDSSPGTFLATITGAGRPPALYELPHGIPFTDLLTLHGVSPDHVRGALMGGYFAGLVNRDIVGATLDHESVRALGSGLGCGAIGILTDDCPVAVAASVLAYFDRENAGQCGSCFNGTAAMAAVAVGLRDGSAGQDDLDRLKRWSVVLRGRGACATLDGAANVAASLLAQFPDLVQRHLENGCQTCRSGPFTAARPYEVESLEAVVAV
- a CDS encoding TetR/AcrR family transcriptional regulator; protein product: MGSPQVTPGERRTLKRTPGRAADIGTVAEDRTRRTEILETAASLIATSGLRTSLQEIADAAGILPGSLYHHFESKEAILVELLERYHEGLDRIAERAQSRLDGPDPASPFDGIAALGSDIARCAVAHRAALQMSFYESPSSNPDLIALAQRRPTATLDAMQQTLRAARWSGYLRSDIDLAVLADRICQSMLQVGLDVMRHNSAPEKVATLLCRILLEGLSTSQPTDAELDGSAAFRAADAVVRSWVEEAKSHADDKTAHIRAVARAEFGRRGYEGTTVRDIASAAGMGTGTVYRLIGSKDELLAAIMQSFGEKIAVGWTEVLRSEGTAVEKLDALSWIHTNALDQFGDEFRIQLAWMRQSPPDTPNPGWLFTKRVKQVKSLLSEAIKVGEISIDSPSNEILARSVIGVGWIPENILRQVGTRAAQIHVRDTSLRGVIAR